One genomic segment of Bifidobacterium breve DSM 20213 = JCM 1192 includes these proteins:
- the nusA gene encoding transcription termination factor NusA, producing MELDLTGMHKLAAEQGIDPETLDDALAEALRLAYLKTPHAAKHARVELDERAGSFTVWAADDIPVEPTEDDPHPAPELGEEYDDTPHDFGRLAAATARQVITQLFRKVEDEKVFGAFSGQKGKLVTGIIQQDASDPTNVHVAMGEVEAILPRREQVPGERYRHGERIRVYVVNVARGIKGPEIVVSRSHPELVRKLFEREVPELVSGAVSIMAIAREAGARTKLAVKANTDGVNPKGALIGPSGARVRAVMENLGPEKIDIVDYSDDPAKFVAAALSPAVATGVQVISEKNKTAIAFIHDDQLSLAIGKEGQNARLAAKLTGWKIGIESAEAHAKKVAEEQAAEQAAAQAE from the coding sequence ATGGAACTGGACCTGACAGGAATGCATAAGCTTGCCGCCGAGCAAGGAATCGACCCCGAAACCTTGGACGATGCGCTGGCAGAGGCTCTTCGTCTTGCTTACCTCAAGACCCCGCATGCGGCCAAGCACGCCCGTGTGGAACTCGATGAGCGCGCCGGCAGTTTTACTGTGTGGGCGGCCGACGATATTCCGGTCGAACCCACTGAAGACGATCCGCACCCCGCGCCGGAACTGGGTGAGGAATACGACGACACCCCGCACGACTTTGGCCGACTCGCCGCCGCAACCGCGCGTCAGGTCATCACCCAACTGTTCCGCAAAGTCGAGGATGAGAAGGTGTTCGGCGCCTTCTCCGGACAAAAGGGCAAGCTGGTTACCGGCATCATCCAGCAGGATGCTTCCGATCCCACCAACGTACATGTTGCCATGGGTGAGGTCGAAGCCATTCTGCCTCGCCGCGAGCAGGTGCCGGGTGAGCGCTACCGTCACGGCGAACGCATCCGCGTATACGTGGTGAATGTGGCCCGCGGCATCAAGGGCCCGGAAATCGTGGTCTCCCGCTCCCACCCGGAACTGGTGCGCAAGCTGTTCGAACGCGAGGTGCCGGAACTGGTTTCCGGTGCCGTGTCCATCATGGCGATTGCCCGCGAGGCCGGTGCCCGCACCAAGCTTGCGGTCAAGGCCAACACCGATGGCGTCAACCCGAAGGGTGCTCTGATCGGCCCCAGCGGCGCTCGCGTGCGTGCCGTCATGGAGAACCTCGGACCGGAGAAGATCGACATCGTCGACTACTCCGATGATCCGGCCAAGTTCGTGGCTGCCGCGCTGTCTCCGGCCGTGGCCACCGGCGTACAGGTGATCAGCGAGAAGAACAAGACCGCAATCGCCTTCATCCACGATGATCAGCTGTCTCTTGCCATCGGCAAGGAAGGTCAGAACGCTCGTCTGGCCGCCAAGCTCACCGGCTGGAAGATCGGCATCGAATCCGCCGAGGCGCATGCCAAGAAGGTCGCTGAAGAACAGGCTGCCGAGCAGGCTGCAGCACAGGCCGAATAG
- a CDS encoding LacI family DNA-binding transcriptional regulator, translating to MPVIEFAKQREYGVIINTYGSGGMGLSDNIEETYRLGADGWIFFTERALENKGEVLQQPCPVVLGGDYLSYGKCDQVTMPNTEAVRFAVGRLLDTGVRTIAVIGALPGMHGWEDVHDQRDGTQSLRIQGYVQAHEERGLTVDWRYVIPLLGWNQHGGVQAAASMLDSLPCPQAVLCLNDAIALGAIHELQRRGLRVPADVQLIGFDNVPESEYSVPALTTIDPHVDDYAKHAVDMLIERIEGYSGPARTYTTDFTVVERASTKLAR from the coding sequence TTGCCTGTCATCGAGTTCGCCAAGCAACGCGAGTATGGCGTCATCATCAATACCTATGGCTCGGGTGGCATGGGTCTGTCCGACAATATCGAGGAAACATACCGGCTGGGTGCGGATGGGTGGATTTTCTTTACCGAACGCGCGCTGGAGAACAAGGGTGAGGTACTTCAGCAGCCGTGTCCGGTGGTGTTGGGCGGCGACTACCTGTCGTATGGGAAATGCGATCAGGTGACCATGCCGAACACCGAGGCGGTGCGGTTCGCGGTCGGGCGTTTGCTGGACACAGGTGTGAGAACCATCGCCGTTATCGGCGCCTTACCCGGCATGCATGGTTGGGAGGACGTTCACGATCAGCGCGACGGCACGCAGTCGCTGCGTATCCAGGGGTATGTGCAGGCTCATGAAGAGCGCGGTTTGACCGTGGATTGGCGGTATGTCATTCCTCTGCTCGGCTGGAATCAGCATGGCGGTGTGCAGGCCGCGGCATCCATGCTGGATTCGTTGCCGTGCCCTCAGGCGGTGCTGTGTCTTAACGATGCCATCGCGCTCGGTGCTATTCACGAATTGCAGCGGCGTGGGCTGCGAGTACCGGCCGATGTACAACTCATCGGCTTCGACAATGTGCCGGAATCCGAGTACTCGGTGCCGGCGCTGACCACCATCGATCCGCATGTGGATGATTACGCCAAACATGCCGTGGATATGCTTATCGAACGCATTGAAGGATATTCCGGGCCGGCGCGCACCTACACCACCGATTTCACCGTGGTGGAGCGTGCCTCGACCAAGCTCGCTCGGTAA
- a CDS encoding transglutaminase family protein, giving the protein MKKLVFDYEMKLSFSSPVTDHRFQLRCIPATGPRQQVIDVEVKIQPETELETTIDSFDSVVMTGFAPEPHDMFSYSVTGIAFVDNEHIKKEIYKPLYRFNSALTIPGPYVEAMIAVCRDRLAALPADATPVQQAAEVMDEVYKAFVYTPGSTTIRTTAEQALAQRKGVCQDYAHVMLSVCRHVGLTARYIAGLLGGEGATHAWVEVYQDGRWVGLDPTHNRLVDDNYITIAHGRDYRDCMLDIGIFSGYNVQQTQWVNASVHEQVA; this is encoded by the coding sequence GTGAAAAAACTCGTGTTCGACTATGAGATGAAGCTGTCCTTCAGCTCGCCGGTCACCGACCACAGGTTCCAGTTGCGCTGCATACCGGCCACCGGTCCGCGCCAGCAAGTGATTGACGTCGAAGTGAAGATTCAGCCAGAGACTGAACTCGAAACCACCATCGATTCCTTTGATTCCGTGGTGATGACCGGCTTTGCGCCCGAGCCGCACGACATGTTCAGCTATTCGGTGACCGGCATCGCCTTTGTGGACAACGAACACATCAAGAAGGAAATCTACAAGCCGCTCTACCGGTTCAATTCTGCGCTGACCATTCCTGGCCCATACGTAGAGGCGATGATTGCTGTATGCCGTGATCGTCTTGCCGCGCTGCCTGCTGATGCTACGCCGGTGCAGCAGGCTGCCGAAGTGATGGACGAGGTGTACAAAGCTTTTGTATATACTCCCGGATCCACCACGATTCGCACCACCGCCGAACAGGCCTTGGCGCAGCGCAAAGGCGTATGCCAGGACTATGCGCATGTGATGCTGTCCGTGTGCCGGCATGTTGGACTGACCGCCCGGTACATTGCAGGACTGCTCGGGGGAGAAGGCGCCACTCACGCTTGGGTTGAGGTCTATCAGGATGGCCGATGGGTCGGCTTGGATCCCACGCATAATCGTTTGGTGGACGACAACTACATCACCATCGCCCACGGCCGCGACTACCGCGACTGCATGCTCGACATCGGCATATTCTCCGGCTACAACGTCCAGCAGACCCAGTGGGTCAATGCCTCCGTGCATGAACAGGTGGCGTAG